A region of the Telopea speciosissima isolate NSW1024214 ecotype Mountain lineage unplaced genomic scaffold, Tspe_v1 Tspe_v1.0520, whole genome shotgun sequence genome:
accttctcccaatctcggacAGCATGGAGAAAATTAACCATGTCATGACTATAGAGTTTTCGGTCTACCAATTGTCATAGGTAGGTAAACCAGGGTCTGGAGCTTTTAATAGTACCAATAATGTACCtaagtttccctttgctcctaagggaaagcttcacagagtgtgaccaatcGAAGTAGTTAGTGCCATCAAGCTTCATAAAGGAAATCTGTATATGTGTGCTCTCATAAACCAACTGAGGGGCAGCTAGAATGGGTTgtgaacatagttgtcacgtcgtcacggtgatccaagtcggtggaggggtgtcatgtcgatatatcaacATGTCGCCCTCCATGGCGTTGCCATAGCGATCATATCgaccatattttattttttatttcctctacttttaatgtcatttagaatgctataatatataccctataacataaaaaattaacatgaaagtgtactactaatctactatggtttaattcatgaaagtgtaatatccattagtgtatatgaaatcatggattatcaaacaattgatagcaatagtcttgctgataataaagttgaaaaatcatgagagttgagatatgattcatatgaaagtgactacaaaagtaacaaaacaaaaaaaacaattacaagaacgtaatttatattgagtgaataaagctaataaacaacccatctaaatatcCAATTATAAGCCAGGGGGAAGACTGATTAGATGGCTCAATCCCCCCTCTCTGCCTTTCCCTCCCGCCCTCTCCGGCAGGTCCCCTAATCCCCCCTTGCCTTTCTCTTCCGGTCTCTTTGGCTGGTCCCCTGTTCTTCCCTTGCCTTCTCCTTGTCCTATGGCTTCTGGTCCTGCCCCTGcttctccctcccctccccctgcTTCCCAGTCCCTTTCTTGGAGTTCCATTCTCGCGACTggttcctcctcttcctctgatGGCCTTCCTCTGCATTTTGTTCCACCTTCTGCTCCTGGTTCTTCGAAGGTGGTTTTCTGTCCTCCTGATCTGCTCTCGGATGAAGCAAAGCTTTGGGAAGATTGTCTTGTGGGCCATTTCCTGGGTCCTCGTCCTACCTTTCCCATTGTCAAATTGTCTCTTTCTAAGCAGTGGCGCCCCCAAGGTTCTCTGGATACCTTCCTGCTCGACAAtggtttcttcatttttaaATTCTCTTCCCCTTTGGACAAGTCCCGTGCCCTTGAAGGGGGCCCTTGGCTGGTGGGTAAAAGGCCAATCTTCCTGCGTCAATGGTCTCGTCAACTTCAGCTCCGGCAACTGGATTTTTCATCCATTCCTCTGTGGATTGCTTTTCCTGGCTTGCCTCTTCATTTCTGGTGCACTGGCGGCCTTAGTCTAATTGGCTCTGCTTTTGGCAAACCTCTGTTCTCTGATTTGCATACTCGCAGGAAGGACCGTCTTGCCTTTGCGAGAATTTGTGTTGAAGTTTCTGCTGCTGAGTCTCTCCCGTCGTTCATCACTGTCCATGAAGGTGAAGGTCACTCTTTTGAGCAGGAAGTGCACTACGATTGGCTGCCTCCTCAGTGCCTGACTTGCAAAACTTTTGGACATGAATCCCAGTTCTGTACCTTTGTCGCTAAACCCCCAGTGGTTGGAGGACCTGATTACTGCAACCCTGCCCCTTTGGAAGGTGATGGTCCTGCTTGCTCTGTTGGAGTTCCTTCAGTTAGTGCTGAGATTCCGGCTACTGTTGAAGCCGAGAAGATACTTCTTCACTCCAAGGATGTTGGCCCTAGCTCTCGTGGTAGTTAACGATCTTGATTCCGACACAGGAACCggcaatggaagaagaagaagcaatcgGAAAGCATCACCGACTTGTCTCTATCACTGCAGAAGCCCTGGGCTCATGACCAGAATCACTTCAGTCTCCTGGCGTCGTCTGAAGATGCAGAGCCCCTTTCGTGCCCCGAGAAACCTCAATTTGAGGTATTTCCTCGCAGCAGATCTCGTATGGCAGAAGATCCTTCTGCCGAGCCTTCTATTCTAGGCATTGCCTTAGAAAGCGATGTTGTTTTGGCGCCTCTGTCCTTGCTCGCACCTCTGAGTTGCCCTGATACGCCCTTGATCTCTGGCGATTGTGTTTCGTCTCTGCTTGTTAACGAGGTAAACCCTCCTCTTACCTCTCCTGCTTTATTGAACCCCCTGTCTTCGTCTCCTGCTGACTTGGCTCCGGTGGGACCCCCAACCGTTGACCCTCCCCCTCCAAATATGGGCCTTTTGGGTTCTGCACTGCCTTCTTATACTGTTGGACTGGGTACTTTTAACCTTGAACCATCTACTCCTTTACCCACTTCCTCTGGGTCGGGTCGGCACAACTTAAACTCTTTTCCCTCTCGGGTGGGTCGCAACTCTCTTTTGGGACCTGGTCCAGATCCGTTGAACCCATCTTCTTCACCCGCTTCTCTCGCCTCCCttgtttcttctcttggcaTCCTCCCTCCGCTTCCCACTCCTTCTGTTACCTCCAGTGCTCCTACCATCGGCGGCACCATAGTGAAACCAGGTCTCGTGCTGTGTTGACCAGGCTCCTTGAGCCTTCGCTGCCCCTGCAACCTCTGTCGTAATGATCCACGACACTGTCTGGAATACTCGCGGGCTCAACTCTCCCGTGAAGCAGGCCACTGTTCATTTGTACATAAGATCCTCTTGTTCGAGTTTTTGCTGCCTCCTAGAAACTTATGTTAAGGAGCCCAACTCTCCCTAAATCCTTGCCTCTGTAGCTCCTGGTTGATCTCTGCTTTCCAACTACAACCATTACTCCAATGGTCGTATCTGGCTCCTCTGGgatcccaaaaaaatttccatttctCTCTCTGCTTCCTCCTCTCAATACCTGCATACCAATTTCTCTGACCCCTGAGGccatttctcctttttcttctcggTTATCTATGCTGAAAATTGTCCTGCTCTTAGGACTTCTTTATGGGCAGATCTCAGATCCCTTACAACCCAAATTGGGTCCCAGCCTTGGGGTCTAGGGGGAGACTTTAACATCATTCGGTACAGTCATGAAAAACAGGGGGGAGATCATATCGACATGGATGCTATGAATGCTTTTAATGATTGCATTGAAGACATAGCTGTTAATAATCTCAGATGGAGTGGCTTTCCTCTTACCTGGAGTAATAAAAGGGCTGGAAACAGTCACATTGCCTGCAAACTTGATAGAGTCCTGGTCAATGAAGAGTGGCTtcactccttcccttcctcccaTGCATCTTTTGAAAACCCAGGCATATCTGATCACTCTCCCATCTCCCTTGATATCCAGCCCTTTACTTCCTTtggccctaaacctttcaaatACTTTGATATGTGGTCTTCCCACCCAACCTTTCTCCCGGTTGTCCTTGAAGCTTGGCAAAAGCCTGTCTATgccttctcctcccctctcatTGCCTTCTCCAAGaggctcaaaaatgtcaaggctGCTCTCAAGGACTGGAACCTAAACATATTTGGCAATATTACTCTCCAAGTTCAAGAGTGTAAAGATAGGCTGCAGTCTGATTTGCACAATGTCTCCCTTGCTGCTGAAGAAAAAGAGGTCTCAAATCAGCTCTCCTCCTTGCTAGCTAGtgaagaaagctttctcaaGCAGAAGTCTAGAATCAAGTGGTTGGATTTGGGGGACTCTAATTCAGCCTATTTCCATCGATCCGTGAAAGCTAGAGTCAATGCTAACTCTATTGTTCAGCTCTCTCGGCAGGATGGCTCTATTGTCAACACAGTGAAGGATATTAAGGACTTGGCTGTCCAGCACTTCAAAGGAATTTTCACAGGGCTGCAAGAAGACCATGCTACTGTCTCTAGCCATCTGCTCAACAAGTTTATCGCCCCTGAATTTCTGGATTCCTTAAGTGCTATCCCCAAAGAAGACGAAATAGTGAAAGCTATTCACTCTCTCAAAGTCAATGGTGCTCCGGGCCCGGATGGCTTTAGTATGGGCTTATTTATAGCTGCTTGGGACATCATTAAATCTGATCTTATTGCTGCAATTGAGAGCTTCTTTCTCAATCCCAACCAAGTCAATGGGATCAACCACACCTTTCTctgtctcatccccaaaaaagaaGGAGCCATTGCTATGAATGATTTTAGGCCCATAGCCCTCTGCAACCTGCTGTACAAGTTtattgccaaaatccttgctCGAAGGCTTAAGAGTGTGGTGGACCTATTGGTTAGTGATAACCAAACAGCTTTCATTCCAGGCAGGAACATCTCTGATAATGTCCTATTGTGCAATGACATTGTTCGGGGATTTGAAAGGAAGAATCACTCCCCCTCTCTGCttctgaagattgacatccacaaagcttttgattctaTTAGGTGGGACTTCATTGCTCAAGTGATGACTCAGATGGGGTTTCCTTTACCCTTTGTGCACTGGATtagctcttgcatctcttcccctAAATTCTCAGTCTTGGTCAATGGCAGTCCGGCAGGGTATTTTGGAGCCTCAGTGGGGATTCGGCAAGGCTGCCCTGCcttggaagtcctctccagaCAGATCCAACTTTGCACTAACCAGCAGCTCATCTCTCCtatgcccaagtgtaaagcCCTCAAGCTCACTCACTTGGCATTcgctgatgacttgatgattttctccaaggcttcAATTGCCTCTCTAGAAACTATTTTGCTTTGCCTCCAGCAATTCAAAGATCTCTCAGGCCTTCGTATCAATCCCTCCAAGTCCCTCATCTTCTTTGCAGGAGTTTTGGATTCTGACAAAGCTGCCTTCCTTGCCTCTTCAAGGTTCCTTGAAGGCCAGCTGCCTGTCAAGTACTTGAGGATTCCTTTGATCCCAGCTAGATTGTCTGCTCATCACTGTACTCCCATGTTGGACCTGATCCGTAAAAGACTCCAACTCTGGAAAAGCAAACTTTTATCTTATGCTGGCAGGTTGGTCCTCATTAGATCAGTTTTGGAGGcttcttatatctattggtcgGGTATCTATGGGCTACCTCAAGTTACTATCAAGGCTCTCGAAGCTTTTATGGCTTCCTTCCTCTGGAAGGGTTCTGACACCTCGAGGTTTCTCCATCCTTTGAGTTGGGCTGCTGTTTGCctccccaagaaggaaggagggttAGGCAttaaaagaatcaaagatgtcAATTCAGCTGGTATCATCAAGCTTCTGTGGAAGATTGCTTCGAAAAAGAAGAGCATAtgggtggattggatttatTCGGGTCTTCTTCGccatgactctatttggactgctgCCTCCTTATCTGATGCCTCTTGGGTCTGGAGAAAGATCCTTGCCTGTCGTCCTTTGGTCCTTCAAGCTATTCGCTCCAACATTGGCGATGGTCGATCTACTTATCTTTGGCTCGACAACTGGCATCCTAGGGGAATTCTCCTACACTAGATCACCCCTAGATCCATCTATTCCTCTGGTTTTCACAGGCTTTCTTTGGATGCTGATATCCTAGATCACAATGGTTGGGCTCCACCTCCAGCTGGCCCTTCCCTCACTGCCATCTGGAATGAGCTCCACTCTGTGACTAGAAGGCCTATCTCTAGAGGTGACTGTGTTACTTGGTCTTCGAGCAACTCTGgctccttctcttccaaggTTGCTTGGAATTTTGTCCGGCTGAAAGGCCCTTTGGTTACTTGGCATAGGctcctttggttcaagcatcacatccctaggcactGCTTCACAGCCTGGAGAGTCTTCAACAACTGTCTCCCCACTCAAGCCTTTCTTCGTAGCCGCCAGATCATGGTCTCTCgcgcttgctgcctttgttggaacaatGATGAAGATTTGAACCACCTgttctttgagtgccctactgCTACTGCCATTTGGAAGGGTGTTCTCCTCAAATGCTGGCCTTCTCGTAGAAGTATCCTTCCCTTCCCTAGAGaattgatttggattgatatgactttcgcGGGCTCCTCTGTTTGCGACTTGGTTGGGAAACTGGCGTTCTGTGCTActatcaaccatatttggatggagcgcaatttgagaaaatggacctccaactctcggcctttccagaagatttgggattccatttcctttgaacttaaagcaaagttatcttCTTTACCCCCCTCTTCTTTTATAGACACCCCAAGGAATAGGACCATTGTCCACTCCTGGGGCATCTCTAATGTCTCCTTGGTTTCTCCGGCCACTGTTTAGGCTGGTAGGCTTTCCCCTTTGGGACCCtctgtatttttcttctcttttggtaatgatatttttattcacccaaaagaacacaacccatctaaataaaaaaataaaaaaaaaaattgctgatgtgaatatgtgattgtgcattagtcaatagtgtattagtgttttctgtttgatgtttttttaattttttttatgtgaaggaaaaagcattaaaataaaaaatggttaaaaaaaattaagttttataatttgaaacaaccatgtcgccccgatatggccatatgtcgtggtatggcgtccatggcggcgccatagcgacgacatggaggccatatcggtcgatattcttacgtcatccatatcggtggtcgatcTGCCCACTTCTtcagcgatatgacgccatggcgacgctaTGACAACTATGGCTGTGAATCAACCGAACCAAGTCCAGATGTACCCGAATCAACCATATTGTCTGGGAAACAACACTTAACCATAAACCAGGTTTCCAACaacaagtggggagtacacactcaacctaAATAGAAGATTCCAATACAAAACAGAAATTCCAGCAAGGAAGAAAACAAGTACCAATGGGACAAAGTGTTAGCAAAACTGTGAGTTAgaaaagagaatgagagaatagaatggattgatttcattgataggtaagcccctctatttataatagagggaaatattacaaagggacataaatagacaaaaatacccctaactagTTGACTCAATTAGAGCAGCAATCCAATCCTAATAACTTAACAACTAAGCAAGCccaaaaggtccagaatacccccacagtattctggattacatattccaatactccccctcaagct
Encoded here:
- the LOC122648158 gene encoding uncharacterized protein LOC122648158, whose translation is MASGPAPASPSPPPASQSLSWSSILATGSSSSSDGLPLHFVPPSAPGSSKVVFCPPDLLSDEAKLWEDCLVGHFLGPRPTFPIVKLSLSKQWRPQGSLDTFLLDNGFFIFKFSSPLDKSRALEGGPWLVGKRPIFLRQWSRQLQLRQLDFSSIPLWIAFPGLPLHFWCTGGLSLIGSAFGKPLFSDLHTRRKDRLAFARICVEVSAAESLPSFITVHEGEGHSFEQEVHYDWLPPQCLTCKTFGHESQFCTFVAKPPVVGGPDYCNPAPLEGDGPACSVGVPSVSAEIPATVEAEKILLHSKDVGPSSRGS